One window from the genome of Faecalibacterium sp. HTF-F encodes:
- a CDS encoding substrate-binding domain-containing protein translates to MKMISRRDFLKASAVVGATAAMTACGGSSSTSTAASSVAASSAAASSAAATNGSANIGVCIYQFADNFMTLYRSDLEEYLKDMGYSVTIMDGKNDQNTQTEQINTFLQQGVDVLVINPVQTTSAQTIVDTVKPSETPIVFINREPDKSVLDSYADKCCYVGADARQSGTYQGELILETETQGDINGDGKITYIMCKGDPENIDAQYRTEYSIKALTDAGKEVECLYEYLDNWDQTTAQQDVANALSQYGDKIEVVFCNNDAMALGALQSIQQAKRTVGKDIYLVGVDALAEAVQDVLDGNMTGTVLNDDVGQATAAAEATKLYVEGSKVEQYYWVDYVKVTKDNASEYVK, encoded by the coding sequence ATGAAAATGATTTCGCGTCGTGACTTCCTGAAGGCATCTGCTGTTGTTGGTGCAACTGCTGCTATGACCGCTTGCGGCGGCTCTTCCAGCACCTCTACTGCTGCATCTTCTGTTGCTGCATCTTCCGCTGCGGCTTCCAGCGCTGCTGCAACCAACGGTTCCGCAAACATCGGCGTGTGCATCTATCAGTTTGCTGATAACTTCATGACCCTGTACCGCTCCGATCTGGAAGAGTACCTGAAGGACATGGGCTACTCCGTCACCATCATGGACGGCAAGAACGACCAGAACACCCAGACCGAGCAGATCAACACCTTCCTGCAGCAGGGCGTGGACGTGCTGGTCATCAACCCCGTGCAGACCACTTCCGCACAGACCATCGTTGATACCGTCAAGCCCTCTGAGACTCCTATCGTCTTCATCAACCGTGAGCCCGACAAGAGCGTTCTGGACTCCTACGCAGACAAGTGCTGCTACGTTGGTGCTGACGCACGTCAGTCCGGTACTTATCAGGGCGAGCTGATCCTGGAGACCGAGACTCAGGGCGATATCAACGGCGACGGCAAGATCACCTACATTATGTGCAAGGGCGACCCCGAGAACATCGATGCTCAGTACCGCACCGAGTACTCCATCAAGGCCCTGACCGATGCAGGCAAGGAAGTTGAGTGCCTGTACGAGTACCTGGACAACTGGGATCAGACCACCGCTCAGCAGGACGTTGCAAACGCTCTGTCTCAGTACGGCGACAAGATCGAAGTTGTCTTCTGCAACAACGACGCAATGGCACTGGGCGCTCTGCAGTCCATCCAGCAGGCTAAACGCACCGTCGGCAAGGACATCTATCTGGTTGGTGTCGATGCACTGGCTGAGGCTGTTCAGGACGTTCTGGATGGCAACATGACCGGTACCGTGCTGAACGACGACGTGGGTCAGGCTACTGCAGCTGCTGAGGCTACCAAGCTGTACGTTGAAGGCTCCAAGGTCGAGCAGTACTACTGGGTCGACTATGTGAAGGTGACCAAGGACAACGCTTCCGAGTACGTGAAGTAA
- a CDS encoding sugar ABC transporter ATP-binding protein — MSEYRLVMKGVVKTFPGVKALDHAQLELRPGKVMALMGENGAGKSTLMKCMFGIYKMDEGEIEYEGEKVTITTPLDALNRGIAMVHQELQPIPARTVAENIWLGRYPTKKYGPVTVVDHAKMYKDTEELLKKLKLEINPHAKLGSLSIAQMQMVEIAKAVSANCKVLILDEPTSSLTANEVESLFRIMRELKALGVALVYISHKMDEIKVIADEVTIMRDGQYIGKWDVANMTKEEIIAKMVGRELSNLYPPLENHPSDEVMMKVEDFTSIHPRSFRHCSFELKKGEILGVAGLVGAQRTELMEGIFGLRAHTSGKVWIKGEEVNIKQPRDAIQKSVALLTEDRRATGILGVLSVADNISIASLDALRKGPIMLDNKKILDLVATNKEKMAIKVPSPKTQIKSLSGGNQQKVLIARWLANNPDVLILDEPTRGIDVGAKYEIYCIIADLAKQGKSIIMISSEMSEIIGMSNRVMVMCDGRITGFIDGKDATQENIMALATQFETAPTAAANQ, encoded by the coding sequence ATGTCAGAATACCGTCTGGTAATGAAAGGCGTGGTCAAGACCTTCCCCGGCGTCAAAGCGCTGGATCACGCCCAGTTGGAGCTTCGCCCCGGTAAGGTCATGGCGCTGATGGGTGAAAACGGCGCCGGTAAGTCCACACTGATGAAATGCATGTTTGGCATTTACAAGATGGACGAGGGCGAAATTGAATACGAGGGCGAAAAAGTTACCATCACCACCCCTCTGGATGCACTGAACCGCGGCATTGCCATGGTGCATCAGGAACTGCAGCCGATTCCGGCACGTACTGTGGCCGAGAACATCTGGCTGGGCCGCTACCCCACCAAAAAGTACGGTCCTGTTACGGTGGTGGATCACGCCAAAATGTACAAGGATACGGAGGAGCTGCTGAAAAAGCTGAAGCTGGAGATCAATCCCCATGCAAAGCTTGGCTCTCTGAGCATCGCACAGATGCAGATGGTGGAAATTGCAAAGGCTGTTTCCGCAAACTGCAAGGTGCTGATCCTGGACGAGCCCACTTCCTCGCTGACCGCAAACGAAGTTGAGTCGCTGTTCCGCATCATGCGCGAGCTGAAGGCTCTGGGCGTGGCACTGGTCTATATCAGCCACAAGATGGACGAGATCAAGGTCATTGCGGACGAAGTCACCATCATGCGCGATGGCCAGTACATCGGTAAGTGGGACGTTGCCAACATGACCAAGGAAGAGATCATTGCAAAGATGGTCGGCCGTGAGCTGTCGAACCTGTATCCCCCGCTGGAGAACCATCCCTCGGACGAGGTCATGATGAAGGTGGAGGACTTTACCTCCATCCATCCCCGCTCCTTCCGCCATTGCAGCTTTGAGCTGAAAAAGGGCGAAATTCTGGGCGTGGCTGGTCTGGTGGGCGCACAGCGCACCGAGCTGATGGAAGGCATCTTCGGCCTGCGTGCCCATACCTCTGGTAAGGTGTGGATCAAGGGCGAAGAGGTCAACATCAAGCAGCCCCGCGATGCCATCCAGAAGAGCGTTGCTCTGCTGACCGAGGACCGCCGTGCTACCGGCATTCTGGGCGTGCTGAGCGTTGCCGATAACATCTCCATCGCTTCTCTGGACGCCCTGCGCAAGGGTCCCATCATGCTGGACAACAAAAAGATCCTGGATCTGGTGGCTACCAACAAGGAAAAGATGGCCATCAAGGTACCCAGCCCCAAGACCCAGATCAAGAGCCTTTCTGGCGGCAACCAGCAGAAGGTGCTGATCGCCCGGTGGCTGGCCAACAACCCCGATGTGCTCATTCTGGACGAGCCTACCCGCGGCATCGACGTCGGTGCAAAGTATGAAATTTACTGCATCATCGCCGATCTGGCCAAGCAGGGCAAGAGCATTATCATGATCTCCTCCGAAATGAGCGAGATCATCGGTATGTCCAACCGTGTTATGGTCATGTGCGATGGCCGCATCACCGGCTTTATCGACGGCAAGGACGCTACGCAGGAAAACATCATGGCACTGGCTACCCAGTTCGAGACCGCACCCACCGCTGCGGCAAATCAGTAA